In Oligoflexia bacterium, a genomic segment contains:
- a CDS encoding peptidylprolyl isomerase has protein sequence MKTQVVSFHYTLKDKTGQTIEESQKSAPVMYLEGSGQIIPGLEAAMKQLKVGDKKEIFVVSDQAYGPRDPNLIVTLPHSQLPKGDKIEVGQQFRGESGDGHNQIFTVVEVTGTDVKMDGNHPLSGQDLTFNVEVLEKREATEEELQHGHAHGADGHHHH, from the coding sequence ATGAAAACTCAAGTTGTTTCATTCCATTACACGCTTAAAGACAAAACTGGCCAGACCATCGAGGAGTCACAAAAAAGTGCACCAGTGATGTATCTTGAGGGGAGTGGGCAAATTATTCCTGGTCTAGAAGCAGCGATGAAACAACTTAAAGTCGGTGATAAGAAAGAAATTTTTGTCGTATCAGATCAAGCGTATGGTCCTCGTGATCCAAACCTCATTGTCACACTTCCTCATTCTCAATTGCCAAAGGGCGATAAGATTGAAGTGGGTCAACAATTTCGCGGCGAATCCGGCGATGGACATAATCAAATTTTTACAGTTGTTGAAGTAACTGGCACCGATGTGAAAATGGATGGCAATCACCCACTTTCCGGCCAAGATCTTACGTTTAATGTGGAGGTTCTTGAAAAGCGTGAAGCTACCGAAGAAGAATTGCAGCACGGTCACGCCCATGGAGCCGACGGTCACCATCATCACTAA
- a CDS encoding metallophosphoesterase codes for MSVDFKKASNTIVLSDIHLADAEPPHAYNPYWKRFKRPKYFVDRTFKRFLEYIDAKAASPIELVFNGDIFDFDSVMKIPAKYETKVNWLERLRGLSAEEPKSKFKIQVILSDHHIWVQALRDFLLKGHRAVFVIGNHDMELHWPSVQQEIRSALDLPENLKNNVRFCEWFYISNQDTLIEHGNQYDAYCLCSNPINPLIRKGPFVVVRLPFGNLAGKYMLNGMGLMNPHVDSSFIKNSLKEYLVFFYKYVVRTQPFLVFTWLWGAIVTLMYSVGEGLLPAMTDPLTIESRINDIADRSNSKVHTLLGLRELHAHPAIFNPMRILRELWLDRAIVLVLILFGSFQVFTFMNVFTRASLWWFFVPAMLFMPALIFYSRAIKSDVAKVQKMTFIKAPISARIAKVKRIIHGHTHHEGHTWTEGIEYINTGTWSPAYEDVECTKAMGRKCFAWIKPGTSGQRISELHEWKDDAAVLIKVIDTVTKDEEVKTFKSAII; via the coding sequence GTGAGCGTCGACTTTAAAAAAGCATCAAACACAATTGTTTTAAGTGATATCCACCTTGCTGATGCAGAACCGCCTCATGCTTATAACCCCTATTGGAAGCGTTTTAAGCGGCCCAAATACTTCGTTGATCGAACTTTTAAACGCTTTTTAGAGTACATCGATGCAAAAGCCGCCTCACCCATTGAGTTGGTTTTCAATGGCGACATTTTTGATTTCGATTCTGTCATGAAGATTCCAGCCAAATATGAAACCAAAGTGAATTGGCTAGAGCGGCTCAGGGGTTTATCTGCGGAAGAACCAAAATCTAAATTTAAAATTCAAGTGATCTTAAGCGATCATCATATTTGGGTTCAAGCACTTCGCGATTTTTTGCTCAAAGGCCATCGCGCTGTTTTTGTCATAGGCAATCACGATATGGAACTTCACTGGCCATCAGTTCAACAAGAAATCAGAAGTGCATTAGATCTTCCTGAAAATTTAAAAAACAATGTCCGCTTTTGCGAATGGTTCTATATCAGCAATCAAGACACGCTGATTGAACACGGAAATCAATACGACGCATACTGCTTATGCTCTAATCCCATTAACCCGCTGATTCGCAAAGGCCCGTTTGTTGTTGTAAGATTGCCATTTGGAAATCTCGCTGGCAAATACATGCTCAATGGCATGGGGCTTATGAACCCGCACGTCGATAGTAGTTTTATTAAAAACTCACTTAAAGAATATCTCGTATTTTTTTATAAGTATGTGGTTCGCACTCAACCATTTTTAGTTTTTACCTGGCTATGGGGCGCAATCGTTACATTGATGTATTCAGTCGGCGAAGGTTTACTTCCTGCCATGACAGACCCACTCACAATTGAATCGCGCATTAATGATATCGCTGATCGCTCAAACTCAAAAGTTCATACACTCTTAGGGCTTCGAGAGCTTCATGCTCACCCGGCGATTTTCAACCCCATGAGAATTTTGCGTGAGCTTTGGCTTGATCGCGCCATTGTTCTAGTCTTAATTCTCTTTGGTAGTTTTCAAGTTTTCACTTTTATGAATGTTTTTACACGCGCATCACTTTGGTGGTTTTTTGTTCCTGCGATGTTATTTATGCCTGCCTTGATATTTTATTCTCGCGCGATCAAATCAGATGTCGCTAAAGTTCAAAAAATGACTTTCATCAAGGCACCCATCAGTGCGCGCATTGCAAAGGTAAAACGAATCATTCATGGTCACACTCATCACGAAGGTCACACATGGACAGAAGGCATTGAGTATATCAACACAGGAACTTGGTCACCTGCTTACGAAGATGTAGAGTGTACAAAGGCGATGGGTAGAAAATGTTTCGCATGGATCAAACCAGGAACATCAGGACAACGCATTTCTGAATTACATGAATGGAAAGACGACGCCGCAGTATTAATAAAAGTCATCGACACAGTCACAAAAGATGAAGAAGTAAAAACTT
- a CDS encoding trypsin-like peptidase domain-containing protein, producing MHKRIYVIAITSFLFLAGCQNKNPNLEVKLAKDPGAVKEDVIYGNDDRLDLYEVTNQEVLALANSTVALIQSSKLRNNNGTTVISTSNFGSAMNLCPSEKYRDQPTAAFCSGTLVGSDLVLTAGHCISSSADCTNTKFVFGFGVYQKGVNPSQVPTSEVYGCGQIIHTERNDRGADFAVIKLDRPVANHPPLPVRAQGGVGSGDDILVIGYPVGLPTKVAAGAKVRSVSSEYFVANLDTYGGNSGSGVFNAHTGLIEGVLVRGEQDFASQGSCQVSKVCTDSSCRGEDVTQISKVLPYLPVQQTNPSPTPQPQPSPSPGQQDKYEAKPNLNIPDKNLTGVSSLINVLSAPNGRKVFVSVNISHTWIGDLIVTLKAADGKTIKLSDRAGGSIDNIVKTYELPKEFSEIKVNGPWKLSVSDTEAYDVGTLNSWSVMFQSRQG from the coding sequence ATGCATAAAAGGATTTATGTAATCGCAATAACGTCGTTTTTGTTTTTAGCAGGATGCCAAAATAAAAATCCAAATCTTGAAGTAAAACTCGCCAAAGATCCAGGCGCGGTAAAAGAAGATGTCATCTACGGAAATGATGATCGCCTTGATCTCTATGAAGTTACAAATCAAGAGGTGTTAGCTTTAGCCAATTCAACCGTCGCTTTAATTCAATCAAGCAAACTTCGAAATAATAACGGCACAACAGTTATATCGACTTCAAATTTTGGTTCAGCAATGAATCTTTGCCCGAGTGAAAAATACCGCGATCAACCAACAGCGGCATTTTGTTCAGGCACACTTGTAGGATCTGACTTGGTACTCACTGCTGGGCACTGCATTTCTTCAAGCGCTGATTGTACAAATACAAAATTTGTATTTGGTTTTGGTGTTTATCAAAAAGGGGTGAATCCATCGCAAGTTCCAACTTCTGAAGTTTATGGCTGTGGTCAGATTATTCATACCGAAAGAAATGACCGCGGTGCTGATTTTGCGGTCATAAAATTAGATCGCCCCGTCGCCAATCACCCACCCTTACCCGTTCGTGCTCAAGGTGGTGTGGGTTCAGGGGATGATATTTTAGTCATCGGATATCCTGTGGGCCTCCCCACAAAAGTAGCAGCTGGTGCAAAAGTTAGAAGTGTATCATCTGAATACTTTGTTGCTAACCTAGACACATACGGAGGAAATTCCGGCTCTGGAGTTTTTAATGCTCACACCGGACTCATCGAAGGTGTGCTTGTACGCGGAGAACAAGATTTCGCTTCACAAGGGTCATGCCAAGTTTCTAAAGTATGTACCGATAGTAGTTGCCGCGGAGAAGACGTAACACAAATTTCAAAAGTTTTACCGTATCTTCCTGTGCAACAAACCAATCCTTCGCCAACACCACAACCCCAGCCCTCACCTTCTCCTGGTCAACAAGATAAGTACGAAGCAAAACCAAATTTGAATATTCCTGATAAAAACCTTACTGGAGTTTCATCACTTATTAACGTTTTAAGTGCACCCAATGGCAGAAAAGTTTTTGTATCAGTTAATATTTCACACACGTGGATTGGTGATCTCATCGTTACCTTGAAAGCCGCAGATGGCAAAACTATCAAACTAAGTGATCGCGCGGGTGGATCAATCGATAACATTGTAAAGACCTATGAACTACCCAAAGAATTTTCTGAAATTAAAGTAAATGGCCCATGGAAATTAAGCGTGTCTGACACCGAAGCCTATGACGTCGGAACACTAAATTCTTGGAGCGTGATGTTTCAATCGCGCCAAGGTTAG
- a CDS encoding glycosyltransferase family 9 protein: protein MVQTDCRHFSGYKPCSKNTICSEHCKLKEVATPRILIIHLEALGAVLRATVILRAIHSQWPKAHVTWITNPLASALLENNPYINRLLKNNHEGTLALSTLAFDYTFCVDKSLVAAGLMEIPIDSGERRGFGVDQKTGAIIPLNLDAQKLYEIGLSNYEKFYVNKKSEAQLIIESLGFKSHREKYVFEFTRDEKLLKTKERERLGLIRSKKPIIGFNTGCSPTISYKKLTVAGWCKLIEMISLKYPGSPLLLLGGPEDTQRNIQIATILTQATVIATPTLLGLRQGMIYIDMCDAVITGDSLGMHMAIALNKWTVAWFGPTCAHEIDFYDRGAAVVTEAPCSPCWKRSCDKEVMCYDQVNYDKIISALSVGLRKLIDQGLVKFSHVSSINQMSSL, encoded by the coding sequence ATGGTCCAGACTGATTGTCGTCATTTTTCAGGTTATAAACCGTGCTCAAAAAACACAATATGTTCTGAGCATTGCAAATTAAAAGAAGTAGCAACACCTCGCATTCTTATTATTCACCTTGAAGCTTTGGGTGCTGTTTTAAGGGCTACAGTAATTCTGCGAGCAATTCATTCGCAGTGGCCAAAAGCGCACGTAACTTGGATCACTAATCCCTTGGCCTCAGCGTTATTAGAAAATAATCCGTATATCAATCGTCTCTTGAAAAATAATCATGAGGGAACTCTAGCGCTTTCAACATTGGCTTTTGATTACACATTTTGCGTAGATAAATCATTAGTGGCCGCAGGTTTAATGGAAATCCCGATTGATAGTGGTGAGAGAAGAGGTTTTGGTGTTGATCAGAAAACTGGTGCGATCATACCACTGAATTTGGACGCGCAAAAACTGTATGAAATCGGTTTGTCGAATTATGAAAAATTTTACGTAAATAAAAAATCAGAAGCTCAATTGATTATTGAATCGCTAGGCTTTAAATCTCATAGAGAAAAATATGTTTTTGAATTCACGCGCGATGAGAAGTTACTTAAAACCAAGGAGCGAGAAAGACTGGGCCTTATTCGCTCTAAAAAACCTATCATTGGTTTTAATACGGGATGTAGCCCCACGATTTCGTATAAAAAGTTAACTGTTGCAGGTTGGTGTAAACTTATAGAAATGATTTCGTTAAAATACCCGGGTTCACCACTTTTACTTTTAGGTGGTCCAGAAGATACTCAGCGCAATATTCAAATCGCGACCATACTAACTCAAGCTACTGTTATTGCGACACCCACGTTGTTGGGGCTTCGCCAGGGAATGATATATATAGATATGTGTGACGCTGTGATCACAGGTGATTCTTTGGGCATGCACATGGCCATTGCATTAAATAAATGGACCGTCGCTTGGTTTGGCCCCACTTGTGCCCATGAAATAGACTTTTATGATCGTGGGGCAGCGGTCGTAACTGAGGCCCCCTGTTCGCCATGTTGGAAGCGTAGTTGTGATAAAGAAGTCATGTGTTATGACCAAGTGAATTACGATAAAATCATAAGTGCACTCAGTGTAGGCCTTCGTAAATTAATAGACCAAGGTCTTGTTAAGTTTTCTCATGTTTCGTCGATAAATCAAATGTCATCACTATGA